From Anopheles arabiensis isolate DONGOLA chromosome 3, AaraD3, whole genome shotgun sequence, a single genomic window includes:
- the LOC120904296 gene encoding glucose-6-phosphate 1-dehydrogenase isoform X2: MNPAKSLSSNGTTALSGSSNHHPSGRHFDGESLDGEQALAIIRRNLKSSAMDTEGTHFDCNCPHIFVVFGASGDLAKKKIYPTLWWLFRDNLLPSDTKFIGYARSKLSVAELKEKCRQYMKVQEDQVEKFEEFWSVNFYVAGSYDSRRDFELLNQEISKFEVGRAANRLFYLALPPSVFESVTVHIRNTCMGEKGWNRIIVEKPFGRDAQSSNVLSVHLAKLFTEDQLYRIDHYLGKEMVQNLMTIRFGNQIFSPTWNRAHVASVLITFKEPFGTQGRGGYFDDFGIIRDVMQNHLLQILSLVAMEKPATCHPDDIRNEKVKVLKSIRELAIEDVVLGQYVGDPNGADEDSRMGYLDDPTVPKGSVTHTYALAVLKINNERWDGVPFILRCGKALNERKAEVRIQYHDVPGDIFDGKPKRNELVIRVQPGEALYVKMMTKSPGITFDMEETELDLTYGHRYKDVALPDAYERLILDVFCGSQMHFVRSDELSEAWRIFTPLLHYIERERPEPIKYVYGSRGPKEADRKCDENNFKYYGSYKWHQKH, encoded by the exons ATGAATCCTGCTAAATCATTGTCCTCCAATGGGACGACAg CACTgtccggtagcagcaatcaTCATCCGAGCGGTCGCCATTTCGACGGCGAATCGTTGGACGGCGAACAGGCGCTGGCCATCATCCGGCGCAACCTAAAGTCGAGCGCGATGGACACGGAGGGCACACACTTCGACTGCAACTGTCCGCACATTTTCGTCGTGTTCGGCGCATCG GGAGATTTGGCCAAGAAGAAGATCTACCCTACCCTATGGTGGCTGTTCCGGGACAATCTGCTACCGTCCGACACGAAGTTTATCGGTTACGCACGCAGTAAGCTGTCGGTGGCCGAGCTGAAGGAGAAATGTCGTCAGTACATGAAG GTGCAGGAGGATCAGGTGGAGAAGTTTGAAGAGTTTTGGTCGGTCAACTTTTACGTCGCCGGCAGCTACGATTCGCGCCGTGACTTTGAGCTACTCAACCAGGAGATCAGCAAGTTCGAGGTAGGCCGTGCGGCCAATCGGCTGTTTTACCTTGCGCTGCCACCATCCGTCTTCGAGTCGGTGACAGTACACATTCGCAACACCTGTATGGGCGAGAA GGGCTGGAATCGTATCATCGTGGAGAAACCATTCGGTCGTGATGCGCAAAGCTCGAACGTGCTGAGCGTCCATCTGGCGAAGCTGTTCACCGAGGATCAGCTGTACCGTATCGATCACTATCTCGGCAAGGAGATGGTCCAGAACCTGATGACGATCCGGTTCGGTAATCAGATTTTCAGCCCCACCTGGAACCGGGCGCACGTGGCCTCAGTGCTGATCACGTTCAAGGAACCGTTCGGGACGCAGGGCCGCGGTGGCTACTTCGACGACTTCGGCATCATACGGGATGTGATGCAGAACCATCTGCTGCAGATACTGTCGCTAGTGGCGATGGAAAAGCCGGCCACCTGCCACCCGGACGACATCCGCAACGAGAAGGTGAAGGTGCTGAAGAGCATCCGGGAGCTGGCGATCGAGGACGTGGTACTGGGCCAGTACGTGGGCGATCCGAACGGTGCGGATGAGGATTCGCGCATGGGCTACCTGGACGATCCGACCGTGCCGAAGGGTTCGGTAACGCACACGTACGCGCTGGCCGTGCTGAAGATCAACAACGAGCGGTGGGACGGGGTGCCGTTCATACTGCGCTGCGGCAAAGCGCTGAACGAGCGCAAGGCGGAAGTGCGCATCCAGTATCATGACGTGCCGGGGGACATTTTCGACGGCAAGCCGAAGCGTAACGAGCTCGTCATTCGGGTCCAGCCGGGCGAAGCGCTGTACGTGAAGATGATGACGAAATCGCCCGGCATCACGTTCGACATGGAGGAGACGGAGCTGGATCTGACGTACGGGCATCGGTACAAGGACGTGGCACTGCCGGACGCGTACGAGCGGCTCATACTGGACGTGTTCTGTGGCTCGCAGATGCACTTCGTGCGCTCGGACGAGCTGAGCGAGGCGTGGCGCATCTTTACCCCGCTGCTGCACTACATCGAGCGGGAGCGTCCGGAACCGATCAAGTATGTGTACGGGTCGCGCGGCCCGAAGGAAGCGGACCGGAAGTGCGATGAGAACAATTTCAAGTACTACGGCTCGTACAAGTGGCATCAGAAGCATTGA
- the LOC120904296 gene encoding glucose-6-phosphate 1-dehydrogenase isoform X1, protein MRRLSSWLHARFRARTDSTSSIPSSTGADAESSSLSGSSNHHPSGRHFDGESLDGEQALAIIRRNLKSSAMDTEGTHFDCNCPHIFVVFGASGDLAKKKIYPTLWWLFRDNLLPSDTKFIGYARSKLSVAELKEKCRQYMKVQEDQVEKFEEFWSVNFYVAGSYDSRRDFELLNQEISKFEVGRAANRLFYLALPPSVFESVTVHIRNTCMGEKGWNRIIVEKPFGRDAQSSNVLSVHLAKLFTEDQLYRIDHYLGKEMVQNLMTIRFGNQIFSPTWNRAHVASVLITFKEPFGTQGRGGYFDDFGIIRDVMQNHLLQILSLVAMEKPATCHPDDIRNEKVKVLKSIRELAIEDVVLGQYVGDPNGADEDSRMGYLDDPTVPKGSVTHTYALAVLKINNERWDGVPFILRCGKALNERKAEVRIQYHDVPGDIFDGKPKRNELVIRVQPGEALYVKMMTKSPGITFDMEETELDLTYGHRYKDVALPDAYERLILDVFCGSQMHFVRSDELSEAWRIFTPLLHYIERERPEPIKYVYGSRGPKEADRKCDENNFKYYGSYKWHQKH, encoded by the exons ATGAGACGGTTAAGTTCCTGGCTGCATGCTCGCTTCCGTGCCCGGACGGATTCCACGTCCAGCATACCATCGTCGACCGGAGCTGACGCCGAATCGTCCT CACTgtccggtagcagcaatcaTCATCCGAGCGGTCGCCATTTCGACGGCGAATCGTTGGACGGCGAACAGGCGCTGGCCATCATCCGGCGCAACCTAAAGTCGAGCGCGATGGACACGGAGGGCACACACTTCGACTGCAACTGTCCGCACATTTTCGTCGTGTTCGGCGCATCG GGAGATTTGGCCAAGAAGAAGATCTACCCTACCCTATGGTGGCTGTTCCGGGACAATCTGCTACCGTCCGACACGAAGTTTATCGGTTACGCACGCAGTAAGCTGTCGGTGGCCGAGCTGAAGGAGAAATGTCGTCAGTACATGAAG GTGCAGGAGGATCAGGTGGAGAAGTTTGAAGAGTTTTGGTCGGTCAACTTTTACGTCGCCGGCAGCTACGATTCGCGCCGTGACTTTGAGCTACTCAACCAGGAGATCAGCAAGTTCGAGGTAGGCCGTGCGGCCAATCGGCTGTTTTACCTTGCGCTGCCACCATCCGTCTTCGAGTCGGTGACAGTACACATTCGCAACACCTGTATGGGCGAGAA GGGCTGGAATCGTATCATCGTGGAGAAACCATTCGGTCGTGATGCGCAAAGCTCGAACGTGCTGAGCGTCCATCTGGCGAAGCTGTTCACCGAGGATCAGCTGTACCGTATCGATCACTATCTCGGCAAGGAGATGGTCCAGAACCTGATGACGATCCGGTTCGGTAATCAGATTTTCAGCCCCACCTGGAACCGGGCGCACGTGGCCTCAGTGCTGATCACGTTCAAGGAACCGTTCGGGACGCAGGGCCGCGGTGGCTACTTCGACGACTTCGGCATCATACGGGATGTGATGCAGAACCATCTGCTGCAGATACTGTCGCTAGTGGCGATGGAAAAGCCGGCCACCTGCCACCCGGACGACATCCGCAACGAGAAGGTGAAGGTGCTGAAGAGCATCCGGGAGCTGGCGATCGAGGACGTGGTACTGGGCCAGTACGTGGGCGATCCGAACGGTGCGGATGAGGATTCGCGCATGGGCTACCTGGACGATCCGACCGTGCCGAAGGGTTCGGTAACGCACACGTACGCGCTGGCCGTGCTGAAGATCAACAACGAGCGGTGGGACGGGGTGCCGTTCATACTGCGCTGCGGCAAAGCGCTGAACGAGCGCAAGGCGGAAGTGCGCATCCAGTATCATGACGTGCCGGGGGACATTTTCGACGGCAAGCCGAAGCGTAACGAGCTCGTCATTCGGGTCCAGCCGGGCGAAGCGCTGTACGTGAAGATGATGACGAAATCGCCCGGCATCACGTTCGACATGGAGGAGACGGAGCTGGATCTGACGTACGGGCATCGGTACAAGGACGTGGCACTGCCGGACGCGTACGAGCGGCTCATACTGGACGTGTTCTGTGGCTCGCAGATGCACTTCGTGCGCTCGGACGAGCTGAGCGAGGCGTGGCGCATCTTTACCCCGCTGCTGCACTACATCGAGCGGGAGCGTCCGGAACCGATCAAGTATGTGTACGGGTCGCGCGGCCCGAAGGAAGCGGACCGGAAGTGCGATGAGAACAATTTCAAGTACTACGGCTCGTACAAGTGGCATCAGAAGCATTGA
- the LOC120904296 gene encoding glucose-6-phosphate 1-dehydrogenase isoform X3, whose protein sequence is MDTEGTHFDCNCPHIFVVFGASGDLAKKKIYPTLWWLFRDNLLPSDTKFIGYARSKLSVAELKEKCRQYMKVQEDQVEKFEEFWSVNFYVAGSYDSRRDFELLNQEISKFEVGRAANRLFYLALPPSVFESVTVHIRNTCMGEKGWNRIIVEKPFGRDAQSSNVLSVHLAKLFTEDQLYRIDHYLGKEMVQNLMTIRFGNQIFSPTWNRAHVASVLITFKEPFGTQGRGGYFDDFGIIRDVMQNHLLQILSLVAMEKPATCHPDDIRNEKVKVLKSIRELAIEDVVLGQYVGDPNGADEDSRMGYLDDPTVPKGSVTHTYALAVLKINNERWDGVPFILRCGKALNERKAEVRIQYHDVPGDIFDGKPKRNELVIRVQPGEALYVKMMTKSPGITFDMEETELDLTYGHRYKDVALPDAYERLILDVFCGSQMHFVRSDELSEAWRIFTPLLHYIERERPEPIKYVYGSRGPKEADRKCDENNFKYYGSYKWHQKH, encoded by the exons ATGGACACGGAGGGCACACACTTCGACTGCAACTGTCCGCACATTTTCGTCGTGTTCGGCGCATCG GGAGATTTGGCCAAGAAGAAGATCTACCCTACCCTATGGTGGCTGTTCCGGGACAATCTGCTACCGTCCGACACGAAGTTTATCGGTTACGCACGCAGTAAGCTGTCGGTGGCCGAGCTGAAGGAGAAATGTCGTCAGTACATGAAG GTGCAGGAGGATCAGGTGGAGAAGTTTGAAGAGTTTTGGTCGGTCAACTTTTACGTCGCCGGCAGCTACGATTCGCGCCGTGACTTTGAGCTACTCAACCAGGAGATCAGCAAGTTCGAGGTAGGCCGTGCGGCCAATCGGCTGTTTTACCTTGCGCTGCCACCATCCGTCTTCGAGTCGGTGACAGTACACATTCGCAACACCTGTATGGGCGAGAA GGGCTGGAATCGTATCATCGTGGAGAAACCATTCGGTCGTGATGCGCAAAGCTCGAACGTGCTGAGCGTCCATCTGGCGAAGCTGTTCACCGAGGATCAGCTGTACCGTATCGATCACTATCTCGGCAAGGAGATGGTCCAGAACCTGATGACGATCCGGTTCGGTAATCAGATTTTCAGCCCCACCTGGAACCGGGCGCACGTGGCCTCAGTGCTGATCACGTTCAAGGAACCGTTCGGGACGCAGGGCCGCGGTGGCTACTTCGACGACTTCGGCATCATACGGGATGTGATGCAGAACCATCTGCTGCAGATACTGTCGCTAGTGGCGATGGAAAAGCCGGCCACCTGCCACCCGGACGACATCCGCAACGAGAAGGTGAAGGTGCTGAAGAGCATCCGGGAGCTGGCGATCGAGGACGTGGTACTGGGCCAGTACGTGGGCGATCCGAACGGTGCGGATGAGGATTCGCGCATGGGCTACCTGGACGATCCGACCGTGCCGAAGGGTTCGGTAACGCACACGTACGCGCTGGCCGTGCTGAAGATCAACAACGAGCGGTGGGACGGGGTGCCGTTCATACTGCGCTGCGGCAAAGCGCTGAACGAGCGCAAGGCGGAAGTGCGCATCCAGTATCATGACGTGCCGGGGGACATTTTCGACGGCAAGCCGAAGCGTAACGAGCTCGTCATTCGGGTCCAGCCGGGCGAAGCGCTGTACGTGAAGATGATGACGAAATCGCCCGGCATCACGTTCGACATGGAGGAGACGGAGCTGGATCTGACGTACGGGCATCGGTACAAGGACGTGGCACTGCCGGACGCGTACGAGCGGCTCATACTGGACGTGTTCTGTGGCTCGCAGATGCACTTCGTGCGCTCGGACGAGCTGAGCGAGGCGTGGCGCATCTTTACCCCGCTGCTGCACTACATCGAGCGGGAGCGTCCGGAACCGATCAAGTATGTGTACGGGTCGCGCGGCCCGAAGGAAGCGGACCGGAAGTGCGATGAGAACAATTTCAAGTACTACGGCTCGTACAAGTGGCATCAGAAGCATTGA
- the LOC120903260 gene encoding irregular chiasm C-roughest protein-like isoform X2, with protein MMFLVTKFCCFSIVVTAVCGRYVTSSDAEPQQTFRITPNDIEANQGDEVVLRCEIEHLAGRVQWTKDGFALGFSNEIVGYPRFSLNQNHSDGVYNLRITNTSYDDAALYQCQVGPAKHNHPIRAQAKLTVLATPKDLHAKYSRA; from the exons ATGATGTTTCTGGTGACgaagttttgctgcttttcaATCGTCGTGACTGCTG tgtgcggtCGATATGTGACGTCGTCCGATGCCGAACCGCAGCAAACCTTCCGCATCACGCCGAACGACATCGAGGCGAACCAGGGGGACGAGGTGGTGTTGCGCTGCGAGATCGAGCACCTGGCCGGGCGGGTCCAGTGGACCAAGGACGGGTTTGCGCTTGGCTTCAGTAATGAAATCGTCGGCTATCCGAGGTTCTCCCTCAACCAGAACCACAGCGACGGTGTCTACAATCTGCGGATCACCAACACGTCCTACGACGATGCGGCCCTCTACCAGTGTCAGGTTGGGCCGGCCAAACACAACCATCCAATTAGAGCGCAGGCGAAGCTGACCGTCCTCG CTACACCAAAAGACTTGCACGCTAAATACAGTCGAGCATAA